The genomic interval GCAGGACTGAGACCAACGAGCAACCAGGGGCAATTCCCACTTCTCTGAGCGACTCCCAAGGCGCGCCATGACAGGATGGTCGTCCACGCGGAGAGTGATGAGCGATAAGCGATGAGTGATGAGTGCGGAGCGACCAACGAGGGGCGGGAACAGTGAACGACAAGCGTGGAACGATGAGTGCCGGGCGCGACGGAATTGCGGGCTGGTCGAGGCGATGCAGCCGACGGCTAACCGCTAGCGTCTGACAGCTTGCCGCTCACAGCTCACGGCCCGCCGACCACAGTCAGACAATAGGCGGTTGAGTCAACCTGCTGGCCAGAGGCACCGCCGGATTGGGTTCTGACAGAGGACTGGCATTCTCCAACTCGGGACTCGTCTTCGTAATCTGCGGCCTACTTGAGGTATCTGCGTCATCTGCGACATCTGCGGTTACATCCGGTTTGGTTGCGGGCTCCGAGGCCGCGCCGGGAACTCTGTGGTTCTCAGAGAGGCGGAATCGCTTGACATGCCGCCCGATTCCTGATTGAATGGCACATGCACTCAGGCACATTTGCCGCTCGTACAAAATGAAAGGGCAGTCGAAGATGACCACCGCGGCCTATCTGCGCGAATTGCGCAAGACGTTCCCGAAGTTGGCGAAGAAACACGGGACTCCTTTGTTCATCGTGAGCAAGACGCTGTTGCTCGAACAGGTCGCGCGGTTCCGCAAGCTTCTGCCTCGCGTCGAGCCGTTCTATGCGGTCAAGGCTAACCCCAATCCTGACGTACTGAAGGTACTGGCCCAGGCCGGGCTCGGGTTCGACGTCGCGTCGCCGCAGGAAATCGACTGGGTCCTGAATGCCGGAGCGACTCCGGACAAACTGGTCTACGCCAACACCATGAAGCGCAACGAGTCCATCACGTTCGCCTGCAAGCGTAAGGTGAACCTGATGACGTTCGACTCGGAGTATGAGCTGACCAAGATCGCCCGCTACGCTCCCGGCGCTTCGGTGATGGTCCGCATCAAAGTCCCGAATGTCGGCTCGATCATCGAACTGTCGCTCAAGTTCGGCGCCGACCCCCAGGACGCGGTCCCGCTGTTGCTCAAGGCTGCTCGGCTCGGGCTCAAACCGGTCGGCGTCAGCTTCCACGTTGGCTCACAGTGCACCCACGGCGACAATTACCTCGAGGCCTTTGAGCTGTGCAAGATAATCGTCAACGATGCGATGCTCAAGCAGCTCCCGCTCCAGATGCTCGACATCGGCGGCGGGTTCCCGATTCGTCACTTCGACACCGACGAGGACTGGTTCGCCAACATGGCCCCGGCGATGAACATGGAGATGGAGCGATTATTCGACCGGAGCATCAGGATCATCGCCGAGCCGGGCCGGGCTATGGTCGGCCCGGCGTGCATGCTCCTGCTTAGCGTCGTGGGCAAGTCAATCCGTAACAACAAGCACTGGTACTTCCTTGACGATGGCGTGTACGGGGCTCTGTCCGGAATAATATTCGACCACTGCAAGTACGAGTTCAACGTCCTCAAGAAGGGGCCGAGCCAGCTCACGACGCTGGCCGGACCGACGTGCGATTCACTCGACATCATCTCCGGCGCCGAGGAGCTTCCCGAACTCGACTTCGGCGACCTGGTCTACGCTCGAAACATCGGCGCCTATTCGCTGGCCAGCGCCACGACCTTTAACGGTATACCTCCGGCCAAGCCGATCCTCGTGCCATGAAGAAGAGTGCTCAAGTGATCAAGAGGTCTAGTGGTCAAGTGAAGAAACCCCGCACTGGACCACTGGACCACTCGACCACTCGGTCACCTCGGGTCCGCGCGGACCTCACCGAGGTGCCGGAATGGCTGCGCAAGCGCGAGTGCCCGCATAAGGAAAAGTACATGAGCGGCAAGCGCATAATGCCGACCGGCATCACCGGCCGGGAAAGGCTGCCCGGCCTGATGGAGGGCACTTTCCTTGCTTACAACGCGGCACGACTGCGGCAGGGCTGCGAGCTCTTCACCGAGAAGATGCTCACGCAGGACACCTTTGTCGGCATGAGCCTAGCCGGAGCGCTTACGCCTGCCGGTCTCGGCTGCTCGGCGATTGTCCCGCTCATCAAGGCCGGATTCGTAGACTGGATCGTCGCGACCGGCGCCAACATGTACCACGACCTGCACTTCGCGTTCAACCTGCCGCTCCATGTCGGCTCGCACGTGGTGGACGACACCGACCTCCGCCGCAACGACGTTGTCCGCATCTACGATGTGTTCCTCGGCTATACCGACTGCCTGATGGCGACCGACAAGATTCTACGTTCCATCCTGGTTCGGCCGGAGTTCCAGAAGGAAATGGGCACGGCCGAGTTCTACCATCTGCTGGGACGATATGCGGCTGAGTGGGAAAGGAAGACCGGCAACAAGGACGTTTCAGTTCTGGCCGCAGCATATCGCGCGGGTGTACCCATCCACACCAGCTCGCCCGGAGATTCGACCATCGGCATGAACATCGCGGGCCTGGAACTCAAGGGCCTGAAGCTGCGCATCAACCCTTCAACCGACGTCAACGAGACAACGTCCTACGTGCTCCACGCCAAGCGCTCAGGCGGGAAGTCGGCCGTCCTGCTCATTGGCGGCGGCAGCCCCAAGAATTTCACGCTCCAGACCGAGCCGCAGATACAGGAAGTTCTGATGATCAAGGAGCTCGGTCAGGACTACTTCTTCCAGATAACCGACGCGCGGCCCGATACCGGCGGTCTGTCCGGCGCCACGCCGCACGAAGCCGTGTCGTGGGGCAAGGTTGACCCGGAGAAGCTGCCGGATGCTCTGGTCTGCTACACCGACGTGACGATCGCGCTACCGATGCTCGTGCACTACGCGCTCGCGACGCATCCTCGGCGCAAGCTGCGCCGTCTCTACGACAAGCGTTCCAGGTTGATGGA from bacterium carries:
- a CDS encoding type III PLP-dependent enzyme translates to MAHALRHICRSYKMKGQSKMTTAAYLRELRKTFPKLAKKHGTPLFIVSKTLLLEQVARFRKLLPRVEPFYAVKANPNPDVLKVLAQAGLGFDVASPQEIDWVLNAGATPDKLVYANTMKRNESITFACKRKVNLMTFDSEYELTKIARYAPGASVMVRIKVPNVGSIIELSLKFGADPQDAVPLLLKAARLGLKPVGVSFHVGSQCTHGDNYLEAFELCKIIVNDAMLKQLPLQMLDIGGGFPIRHFDTDEDWFANMAPAMNMEMERLFDRSIRIIAEPGRAMVGPACMLLLSVVGKSIRNNKHWYFLDDGVYGALSGIIFDHCKYEFNVLKKGPSQLTTLAGPTCDSLDIISGAEELPELDFGDLVYARNIGAYSLASATTFNGIPPAKPILVP
- the speY gene encoding deoxyhypusine synthase, whose translation is MKKPRTGPLDHSTTRSPRVRADLTEVPEWLRKRECPHKEKYMSGKRIMPTGITGRERLPGLMEGTFLAYNAARLRQGCELFTEKMLTQDTFVGMSLAGALTPAGLGCSAIVPLIKAGFVDWIVATGANMYHDLHFAFNLPLHVGSHVVDDTDLRRNDVVRIYDVFLGYTDCLMATDKILRSILVRPEFQKEMGTAEFYHLLGRYAAEWERKTGNKDVSVLAAAYRAGVPIHTSSPGDSTIGMNIAGLELKGLKLRINPSTDVNETTSYVLHAKRSGGKSAVLLIGGGSPKNFTLQTEPQIQEVLMIKELGQDYFFQITDARPDTGGLSGATPHEAVSWGKVDPEKLPDALVCYTDVTIALPMLVHYALATHPRRKLRRLYDKRSRLMEDLTREFFAHTHF